In Capillibacterium thermochitinicola, one genomic interval encodes:
- the hisF gene encoding imidazole glycerol phosphate synthase subunit HisF, translated as MQEKRIIPCLDVCNGRVVKGVNFENLRDAGDPVELAAFYDQEGADELVFLDIMATSEGRQTMVDVVAKTARQISIPLTVGGGIRDLEGMRRLLEAGAAKVAVSSAAVKDPSLLAAGAKEFGRRRIIAAIDARKEAEGFWRVYINGGKVPTQLDAVTWAKEVAALGAGEILLTSMDKDGTEDGYDLELTAAVREQVQIPVIASGGAGNLEHLWAAIVQGKADAVLCASIFHFRRYTIAEAKQFLADRGVKVRL; from the coding sequence TTCGAAAACTTACGCGATGCGGGCGATCCGGTGGAACTGGCGGCATTTTACGACCAGGAGGGTGCCGATGAACTGGTCTTTCTTGATATAATGGCGACCAGTGAAGGAAGGCAGACGATGGTGGATGTGGTCGCGAAAACAGCCCGGCAGATTTCGATTCCCCTGACCGTTGGTGGTGGGATCCGTGATCTTGAGGGGATGCGCCGGCTCCTAGAGGCGGGAGCGGCGAAAGTGGCCGTCAGTTCCGCCGCGGTAAAGGATCCGTCTTTGCTTGCGGCTGGAGCCAAAGAGTTTGGCCGCCGGCGCATAATCGCCGCGATCGATGCGCGAAAAGAGGCGGAGGGGTTTTGGCGGGTTTATATTAACGGCGGCAAGGTCCCGACCCAGTTGGATGCGGTCACTTGGGCCAAAGAAGTGGCGGCGCTGGGGGCCGGGGAGATTCTTTTGACCAGTATGGACAAGGACGGGACGGAAGACGGTTATGACCTTGAATTAACGGCCGCCGTGCGTGAGCAGGTGCAAATTCCCGTGATCGCTTCCGGCGGGGCCGGCAACCTTGAACACCTGTGGGCCGCCATCGTGCAGGGCAAAGCCGATGCGGTGCTTTGTGCGTCCATTTTCCATTTCCGCCGTTACACGATTGCGGAAGCGAAACAATTTCTGGCTGATAGAGGAGTGAAGGTGCGGTTATGA
- the hisIE gene encoding bifunctional phosphoribosyl-AMP cyclohydrolase/phosphoribosyl-ATP diphosphatase HisIE — MTEEIRFDENGLVPAVVQDYKSGRVLMVAYMNAEALQRTRETGQTWFFSRRRNCLWMKGETSGHRQKVKQMMYDCDRDALLILVEQTGAACHTGHYSCFYQDLEGNEVENKLVDPALMYATGREGPAILYELYSLIQERREQLPEGSYTTYLFKEGLDKILKKVGEENAEVIIAAKNKSKEELVYETADLFYHLMVLLVERNIELADIFAELRRRR, encoded by the coding sequence ATGACGGAAGAGATCCGCTTTGATGAAAATGGTTTGGTGCCGGCGGTGGTTCAGGACTACAAGAGCGGTCGGGTCTTGATGGTGGCCTACATGAATGCCGAGGCGCTCCAACGCACCAGGGAGACCGGCCAAACCTGGTTTTTCTCCCGGCGCCGGAATTGTTTGTGGATGAAGGGGGAAACTTCCGGCCACCGGCAAAAAGTTAAACAAATGATGTACGATTGTGACCGGGATGCCCTGCTCATCCTGGTGGAACAGACCGGGGCCGCGTGCCACACGGGACATTACTCCTGTTTTTACCAGGATCTGGAGGGAAACGAAGTTGAGAACAAATTGGTCGACCCGGCACTAATGTATGCGACCGGGCGGGAAGGACCGGCGATTCTTTACGAATTATACAGTCTGATCCAAGAGCGGCGGGAACAGCTGCCGGAAGGCTCCTACACCACCTACCTTTTTAAAGAGGGGCTCGACAAGATTCTGAAGAAGGTGGGCGAGGAAAACGCGGAAGTGATTATTGCCGCCAAGAACAAAAGTAAAGAAGAGTTGGTGTACGAAACCGCCGATCTGTTCTACCATCTGATGGTGCTTCTGGTTGAACGGAACATTGAACTGGCGGATATCTTTGCGGAGCTGAGAAGGCGGCGGTAA